One stretch of Deinococcus radiopugnans ATCC 19172 DNA includes these proteins:
- a CDS encoding FAD-binding oxidoreductase has translation MTVEKLALTTTSPARKPRSEGGGDNALAAELTRLLGPKKVLSNLSERLSYRFDAIQFGVTPLCVVLPESTEDVIATVKAARRAGVSIVGRGAASGLSGGAAPMQPAVVISFTRMTRLEIFPEQREAVAQPGVITLAVTEAARPHGLIYPPDPASFRTSTIGGNLGENAGGPLCFKYGVTGDYVNALDFVDAEGELHTLTRDAYDLAGLLIGSEGTLGLITEATLRLTPPPKFTRTLMAHFAEVGQAAEAVSAAIAAGAVPGKLEFMDGACTNAVEDYLHLGLPRDAGAVLLVDTDGDDLDTVEEERALVEAACLEAGGVVRRAADEAEAAALWQARRSVSPALGRIRPQRMNEDIVVPRSVLPEVVRQIRALGDASGFHLVQFGHIGDGNLHPNILFDPRTESAEAVHHLAHQIALVALRHGGVLSGEHGIGTMKRDFMRDAVDAETMTALHNVKRALDPSGALNPGKILPEEPHA, from the coding sequence ATGACAGTAGAGAAGCTCGCGCTGACCACCACCTCGCCCGCCCGCAAGCCCCGGTCAGAGGGCGGGGGCGACAACGCCCTGGCCGCCGAACTCACCCGCCTGCTGGGGCCGAAGAAAGTGCTGTCCAACCTCTCCGAGCGGCTGAGCTACCGCTTCGACGCGATTCAGTTCGGGGTCACGCCCCTGTGCGTGGTGCTGCCGGAAAGCACCGAGGACGTGATCGCCACCGTCAAAGCGGCGCGGCGGGCAGGCGTGAGCATCGTCGGGCGCGGCGCGGCCAGCGGCCTGAGCGGCGGCGCCGCACCCATGCAGCCCGCTGTGGTGATCTCGTTCACCCGCATGACGCGGCTGGAGATTTTCCCCGAACAGCGCGAGGCTGTCGCGCAGCCCGGTGTGATCACCCTGGCCGTGACCGAGGCGGCCAGACCCCACGGCCTGATCTACCCGCCCGATCCGGCGTCCTTCCGCACCAGCACCATCGGCGGCAATCTGGGCGAGAACGCAGGCGGCCCACTGTGCTTCAAGTACGGCGTGACCGGCGATTACGTGAACGCCCTGGACTTTGTGGACGCCGAGGGCGAGCTGCACACCCTGACGCGGGATGCCTACGATCTGGCGGGCCTCCTCATCGGCTCGGAGGGCACGCTGGGCCTGATCACTGAAGCCACGCTGCGCCTGACGCCGCCGCCGAAATTCACCCGCACGCTGATGGCCCATTTCGCCGAGGTGGGGCAGGCCGCCGAGGCCGTGAGTGCGGCGATTGCCGCCGGGGCCGTGCCAGGGAAGCTGGAATTCATGGACGGGGCCTGCACCAACGCCGTGGAGGATTACCTGCACCTGGGTCTGCCGCGCGACGCCGGGGCGGTGCTGCTGGTGGATACTGACGGCGACGATCTGGACACCGTGGAGGAGGAACGAGCGCTGGTGGAGGCCGCCTGCCTGGAAGCCGGGGGCGTGGTGCGCCGCGCTGCGGACGAGGCCGAGGCCGCCGCCCTCTGGCAGGCCCGCCGCAGCGTCTCGCCCGCGCTGGGCCGCATCCGCCCGCAGCGCATGAACGAGGACATCGTGGTGCCCAGAAGCGTGCTGCCGGAGGTGGTGCGCCAGATTCGGGCGCTGGGCGACGCCTCGGGTTTCCATCTGGTGCAGTTCGGACACATCGGGGACGGTAACCTGCATCCCAATATCCTGTTTGATCCGCGCACCGAGTCGGCGGAGGCCGTGCATCATCTGGCCCACCAGATTGCCCTCGTCGCCCTGCGGCACGGCGGCGTGCTGAGCGGCGAGCACGGTATCGGCACCATGAAGCGCGACTTCATGCGCGACGCGGTGGACGCCGAGACCATGACCGCCCTGCACAACGTCAAACGCGCCCTGGATCCCTCGGGCGCCCTGAATCCGGGCAAGATTCTGCCGGAGGAACCCCATGCCTGA
- the glcF gene encoding glycolate oxidase subunit GlcF, whose amino-acid sequence MNNEIPVQALGPQGEVMAHAVDACVHCGFCLPACPTYALLGDEMDSPRGRIVLMKEVLEGGLDLLDAAPHLDRCLGCQACVTACPSGVPYGELITSFRGWSEPQRQRSPLDRAKRYAILKALPAPKLFSVAARVGQYAKPLAPALPAALRGPLDLLPEHVPAMQPSPEVTPARGQRRGRVAFLTGCAQQALAPNFNAATLRVLARNGIEVVVPQGQGCCGAAALHTGARGEALRLVRANLDAFNPDDYDAILSNAAGCGAGLKEYPVILHGLHDEKKAKAFAAKVQDISEYLATLAREEGLEPFLPTSRPLKIAYHDACHLAHAQGVRAAPRELLRMIPGVSIVEIPEGDLCCGSAGTYNLEQPELAGQLGARKAGHILSTTPDLIASGNIGCHTQIQSHVRRQGSAVPVMHTVEVLDLAYRGEL is encoded by the coding sequence GTGAACAACGAGATTCCCGTGCAGGCGTTGGGGCCGCAGGGCGAGGTGATGGCGCACGCCGTGGACGCCTGCGTGCACTGCGGCTTCTGCCTGCCCGCCTGCCCCACCTACGCGCTGCTGGGCGACGAGATGGACAGCCCGCGCGGCCGCATCGTGCTGATGAAGGAGGTGCTGGAAGGCGGTCTGGATCTGCTGGACGCTGCCCCGCATCTGGACCGCTGCCTGGGGTGTCAGGCCTGCGTGACCGCCTGCCCCAGCGGCGTGCCCTACGGTGAGCTGATTACCAGTTTTCGTGGCTGGAGCGAGCCGCAGCGCCAGCGTTCGCCGTTGGATCGGGCCAAGCGCTACGCGATTCTCAAGGCCCTACCCGCACCGAAACTGTTCAGCGTGGCCGCCCGCGTCGGGCAGTACGCCAAGCCGCTGGCCCCGGCGTTGCCTGCCGCGCTGCGTGGCCCCCTCGATCTGCTCCCGGAACATGTTCCGGCCATGCAACCCAGCCCGGAGGTCACCCCGGCGCGGGGGCAGCGCCGGGGCCGGGTGGCCTTTCTGACCGGCTGCGCCCAGCAGGCCCTCGCGCCCAACTTCAACGCCGCCACCCTGCGCGTGCTGGCCCGCAACGGCATCGAGGTGGTGGTGCCGCAGGGCCAGGGCTGCTGCGGGGCCGCCGCGCTGCACACCGGGGCGCGGGGCGAGGCGCTGCGGCTGGTGCGGGCCAATCTGGACGCCTTCAACCCCGACGATTACGACGCCATCCTGTCCAACGCGGCGGGCTGCGGTGCGGGCCTCAAGGAGTATCCAGTGATCCTGCATGGCCTGCACGACGAGAAAAAAGCGAAAGCCTTTGCCGCCAAGGTGCAGGACATCAGCGAGTATCTGGCGACGCTGGCGCGGGAGGAGGGACTGGAGCCGTTCCTGCCTACATCCAGGCCCCTCAAGATCGCGTACCACGACGCCTGCCACCTGGCCCACGCGCAGGGCGTCCGCGCCGCGCCGCGCGAATTACTGCGAATGATTCCCGGCGTGAGCATCGTGGAAATTCCGGAGGGTGACCTGTGCTGCGGCAGTGCGGGCACCTACAACCTGGAACAGCCCGAGCTGGCCGGGCAACTGGGGGCACGCAAGGCCGGGCATATCCTCTCCACCACGCCAGACCTGATCGCCAGCGGCAACATCGGCTGCCACACCCAGATTCAGAGCCATGTGCGCCGTCAGGGCAGCGCCGTGCCGGTGATGCACACGGTGGAAGTTTTGGATCTGGCTTACCGGGGGGAGCTGTGA
- a CDS encoding LLM class flavin-dependent oxidoreductase, producing the protein MTSSPLPLSVLDLVPIPSGSDATAALRESLRLAQHAEDLGYHRYWVAEHHNMGAVASSVPLAVLAAASQVTRRIRLGSGGVMLPNHAPLAVAEGYRLLSALAPDRVDLGLGRAPGTDGRTARALRGAAGPMEEPFERQLAELIAFGTGQFPVGHPFAGTVAAPAGDGLFPPLWLLSSSGYGARVAAQIGAGLAFAWHINPDTAQAAAAAQAYRAAFQPSPAFPKPQVIVAASVICAPTTAEAEELALSAGLMFLRLTRGEVASFPSVQEARDYPYTPQERAVAEAARARAIVGDARDVATRLHRLAEQTGADELILTAMTHDPAARRRSYTLVMEAMRAGAVAAD; encoded by the coding sequence ATGACTTCCTCTCCCCTGCCCCTCTCAGTGCTGGATCTGGTGCCGATTCCCTCCGGCTCGGACGCCACGGCGGCCCTGCGCGAATCCCTGCGGCTGGCGCAACACGCCGAAGACCTCGGCTATCACCGCTACTGGGTGGCCGAGCACCACAACATGGGCGCGGTGGCGTCCAGCGTGCCGCTGGCGGTGCTGGCAGCGGCCTCGCAGGTGACGCGCCGCATTCGCCTGGGTTCGGGCGGCGTGATGCTGCCCAACCACGCGCCACTGGCCGTGGCTGAGGGCTACCGCCTGCTCTCGGCGCTGGCTCCAGACCGCGTGGATCTGGGCCTGGGCCGCGCCCCCGGCACCGATGGGCGCACCGCGCGGGCGTTGCGGGGCGCGGCAGGGCCCATGGAAGAACCCTTCGAGCGGCAACTCGCGGAGCTGATCGCCTTCGGCACGGGCCAGTTCCCGGTGGGGCACCCCTTCGCCGGGACGGTGGCGGCCCCAGCGGGCGACGGTCTGTTTCCGCCGCTGTGGCTGCTGTCCAGCAGCGGGTACGGCGCGCGTGTCGCGGCCCAGATCGGCGCGGGGCTGGCCTTCGCGTGGCACATCAACCCCGACACCGCGCAGGCGGCAGCGGCCGCCCAGGCGTACCGCGCTGCGTTCCAGCCGTCTCCCGCCTTCCCAAAACCCCAGGTGATCGTCGCCGCCAGCGTGATCTGCGCCCCCACCACCGCCGAGGCCGAGGAACTGGCCCTGTCCGCCGGGCTGATGTTCCTGCGCCTGACGCGCGGCGAGGTGGCCTCGTTTCCCAGCGTGCAGGAGGCCCGCGACTACCCCTACACCCCGCAGGAACGCGCGGTGGCCGAGGCGGCCCGCGCCCGCGCCATCGTGGGCGACGCCAGGGACGTGGCCACCCGATTGCACCGCCTGGCCGAGCAGACCGGAGCCGACGAACTGATCCTGACCGCCATGACCCACGATCCGGCGGCGCGGCGGCGCTCCTACACGCTGGTGATGGAGGCGATGCGCGCAGGGGCGGTGGCGGCGGACTGA
- a CDS encoding BON domain-containing protein: MDRENFGRDNYDRGGSSDWGGYGQSGSGQYGSGMDRDRQGYGRQDDGGLGRSMGGQGYSSMGRDSRGMGEAYRDSQGISNQGYSGRGYGSSSSGQDYGRGGGRGDGGMGQDRSGYSDDYSSGMRQGAYSDPYQGNPSYSGGSSMGSYGRDNDMGSGMTSHRGKGPKGYQRSDERLKEMVSEALEDEHGVDASDVEVKVENGEVTLTGTVQDRSQKRRAEDCAEGVRGIRDVHNQIRVKRNDGSGQTGDSSTLTASATSSSQKNKAGTNAS; the protein is encoded by the coding sequence ATGGACCGCGAGAATTTTGGCCGCGACAACTACGACCGTGGCGGCTCGTCTGACTGGGGCGGATATGGTCAGTCCGGTTCGGGGCAGTACGGCAGCGGGATGGACCGTGACCGCCAGGGCTATGGCCGTCAGGACGATGGCGGCCTGGGCCGGAGTATGGGGGGGCAGGGCTACAGCAGTATGGGCCGCGATTCCCGTGGCATGGGCGAGGCGTACCGGGACAGCCAGGGCATCAGCAACCAGGGTTACAGCGGCCGGGGCTACGGCAGCAGCTCGAGCGGCCAGGACTACGGCAGGGGTGGTGGCCGTGGAGACGGTGGAATGGGCCAGGACCGCTCCGGCTACAGCGATGATTACAGCTCCGGCATGCGCCAAGGTGCGTACAGTGATCCCTACCAGGGCAACCCCAGTTACAGCGGCGGCTCCAGCATGGGCAGCTATGGCCGGGACAACGATATGGGGTCCGGAATGACCAGTCACCGAGGCAAGGGACCCAAAGGCTACCAGCGCAGCGACGAGCGCCTCAAGGAAATGGTCAGTGAGGCTCTTGAAGACGAACACGGCGTCGACGCCAGCGACGTTGAAGTCAAGGTGGAAAATGGAGAGGTGACCCTGACCGGCACGGTGCAGGACCGCTCGCAGAAGCGCCGCGCTGAAGACTGCGCCGAGGGCGTGCGCGGGATCAGGGACGTTCATAACCAGATCCGTGTCAAACGCAATGACGGGTCCGGCCAGACCGGCGACTCCAGCACCCTGACGGCCAGCGCGACGTCATCGAGCCAGAAGAACAAGGCCGGGACAAACGCCAGCTGA
- the hisG gene encoding ATP phosphoribosyltransferase, with protein sequence MTPAPLRAPDHLTLALPKGRILEEAIALLSQAGLPLTLPEKSRALRHEFPGVTVLELRNQDVPVYVDLGVADAGIVGKDVLIESGREVYEPVDLRFAQCRLSLIREVGATAPIVRVGTKYPRAARAYLNARGIPAEVVKLSGNIELAALTGLAEAVIDLVQTGSTLRANNLEEKEVLFESSARLIVNRAALKLRRERLRPLIERLRELVTEDRPA encoded by the coding sequence ATGACCCCCGCGCCCCTGCGTGCCCCCGATCACCTGACGCTGGCGCTGCCCAAGGGCCGCATTCTGGAAGAGGCCATCGCGCTGCTCTCGCAGGCTGGCCTGCCGCTGACCCTGCCCGAGAAGTCCCGCGCCCTGCGTCACGAATTCCCTGGCGTGACCGTGCTGGAACTGCGCAATCAGGACGTCCCCGTATACGTCGATCTGGGTGTGGCCGATGCGGGCATCGTGGGCAAGGACGTGCTGATCGAGTCCGGGCGCGAGGTGTACGAACCCGTCGACCTGCGGTTCGCGCAGTGCCGCCTGTCGCTGATCCGCGAGGTGGGGGCCACGGCGCCCATCGTGCGGGTGGGCACCAAATATCCGCGCGCCGCCCGCGCGTACCTGAATGCGCGCGGCATCCCTGCCGAAGTGGTCAAGCTCAGCGGCAACATCGAACTGGCGGCCCTGACCGGGCTGGCCGAGGCGGTGATCGATCTGGTACAGACCGGCAGCACCTTGCGGGCCAACAATCTGGAGGAAAAGGAGGTGCTGTTCGAGTCCAGCGCCCGTCTGATCGTCAACCGCGCGGCCCTGAAGCTGCGGCGTGAGCGGCTGCGTCCCCTGATCGAGCGTCTGCGCGAACTCGTGACCGAGGACCGCCCAGCCTAG
- a CDS encoding ATP phosphoribosyltransferase regulatory subunit: MPGVSSPARPLSALPSASIPEGTRDVLPPDWEQREALRARLSHLFGSWGYRGVEVPALEYADARHPQDARAFKLIDSGGQVLALRSEFTTAIGRLVRAQFADGPFPLRLHYSGRLWLRALTSELGRLREFGQTGVELIGTLGARADAELLQLAAAALAEVSVAAELEVGFPGFVDAVLEDAALHGPARQALHGAVDRKSGADIDLLSRQHGLSGGVTRTLHALTDLYGGAEVLDAAARLAQGTRARAAVAHLREVAALYGGPLLYDLGASRRYDYYTGLTFRAYAAGLNQPVLGGGRYTLDSGSDGGLPGAGFAMGLERLLRAAAPQLPPQPEVVLALDAAGAELARGQGLCAELAWTDDQAELRRYSAARGIRRWARGSGLFEPQVQA, encoded by the coding sequence ATGCCCGGCGTGAGTTCGCCCGCCCGTCCCCTGTCTGCCCTGCCGTCCGCCTCCATTCCCGAGGGCACGCGCGACGTGCTGCCGCCCGACTGGGAGCAGCGCGAGGCCCTGCGCGCCCGGCTGTCCCATCTGTTCGGCAGCTGGGGCTACCGGGGCGTGGAGGTGCCGGCGCTGGAATACGCCGACGCCCGCCACCCGCAGGACGCCCGCGCCTTCAAGCTGATCGATTCGGGCGGGCAGGTGCTGGCCCTGCGCAGCGAGTTCACCACCGCCATCGGGCGGCTGGTGCGCGCCCAGTTCGCGGACGGGCCGTTTCCGCTGCGGCTGCACTACAGCGGCCGGCTGTGGCTGCGCGCCCTGACCAGCGAACTGGGGCGCCTGCGCGAGTTCGGGCAGACCGGCGTGGAACTGATCGGCACCCTGGGCGCCCGTGCCGACGCCGAGCTGCTGCAGCTGGCGGCGGCGGCGCTGGCCGAGGTCTCGGTGGCCGCCGAGCTGGAAGTGGGCTTTCCCGGTTTCGTGGACGCCGTGCTGGAGGACGCGGCGCTGCACGGCCCGGCCCGTCAGGCGCTGCACGGCGCGGTCGACCGCAAGAGCGGGGCGGACATCGATCTCCTGTCGCGCCAGCATGGGCTGTCGGGCGGGGTCACGCGCACCCTGCACGCCCTGACCGATCTGTACGGCGGCGCGGAGGTGCTGGACGCCGCCGCGCGGCTGGCGCAGGGCACGCGGGCGCGGGCGGCGGTGGCGCACCTGCGCGAGGTTGCGGCGCTGTACGGCGGCCCGCTGCTGTATGACCTGGGGGCCAGCCGCCGTTACGACTACTACACCGGCCTGACCTTCCGGGCCTACGCGGCGGGCCTGAACCAGCCGGTGCTGGGCGGGGGCCGCTACACGCTGGACAGCGGTTCAGATGGGGGCCTGCCCGGCGCGGGCTTCGCCATGGGCCTGGAGCGCCTGCTGCGCGCCGCGGCGCCCCAGTTGCCCCCCCAGCCGGAGGTGGTGCTGGCCCTGGACGCTGCCGGGGCCGAACTGGCGCGCGGCCAGGGCCTGTGCGCCGAACTGGCCTGGACGGACGATCAGGCCGAACTGCGGCGCTACAGCGCGGCGCGCGGCATTCGCCGCTGGGCGCGGGGCTCCGGGCTGTTCGAGCCGCAGGTGCAGGCATGA
- a CDS encoding YczE/YyaS/YitT family protein codes for MTASAPLAGLVRSSRAGRLALLLTGLFLYGLSLRLMLDARVGVAPWEVLHVGVTRHLPLTVGLVSILTGVMIVAFTALRLRERIGLGTVLNVVLIGVFLDVLAPLIPSPEALGWRWAQFLLGVGLLGFATGAYVAAGLGAGPRDGLTLALRRVTGWPVPRIRSGVELLVLLLGWALGGPLGWGTLVFAVTVGPAMGWGLALFGVGKKP; via the coding sequence ATGACCGCCTCTGCGCCGCTGGCGGGTCTGGTGCGTTCCTCGCGGGCCGGGCGGCTGGCCCTGCTGCTGACCGGCCTGTTCCTGTACGGCCTGAGTCTGCGCCTGATGCTCGACGCCCGCGTGGGCGTGGCCCCCTGGGAGGTGCTGCACGTGGGCGTGACCCGCCACCTGCCGCTGACAGTGGGGCTGGTCAGCATCCTGACCGGCGTCATGATCGTGGCCTTCACGGCCCTGCGCCTGCGCGAGCGCATCGGCCTGGGCACGGTGCTGAACGTGGTGCTGATCGGCGTGTTTCTGGACGTGCTGGCCCCGCTGATCCCGAGCCCCGAGGCGCTGGGCTGGCGCTGGGCACAGTTTCTGCTGGGGGTGGGCCTGCTGGGCTTCGCCACCGGGGCCTACGTGGCGGCGGGCCTGGGCGCCGGCCCCCGCGACGGCCTGACGCTGGCGCTGCGCCGCGTGACCGGCTGGCCGGTGCCGCGCATCCGCAGCGGCGTGGAACTGCTGGTCTTGCTGCTCGGCTGGGCGCTGGGCGGGCCGCTGGGCTGGGGCACGCTGGTCTTTGCGGTGACGGTGGGGCCGGCGATGGGCTGGGGACTGGCTCTGTTCGGGGTGGGCAAGAAGCCCTGA
- a CDS encoding lipocalin family protein, translating into MDKLRLAAALMVSGTLLTACVPAPLAFDPAQMPVANDLGARNAGTEWWYVSGVLPEAGLAFHWAQFKVNYRGVLYHASHVAITDLRNDKLYFVENGNQTATFGFPPLRVSQGDWKLAQQAGDDAPFGLSAGPLNLTLTPTRNPVVHPPGYSGTAETGRMYYQSVTRLDVDGTVQVGEETRQARGQVWLDHQWGDQQPGAAARWDWFGLHLSDGSDLMLYRVRNARNEVVQVTGSHVSPEGVARQVRNLTMTPGRVWTSPSGREYTLGWTVSGENLALELGSLRDDQELLSKTTSVAYWEGPVSGAGTMNGQVITASGMGEFVGGALTRAEGGLLSVPAR; encoded by the coding sequence ATGGACAAGCTGCGTCTCGCCGCCGCGCTGATGGTCAGCGGCACCCTGCTGACCGCCTGCGTCCCTGCGCCGCTGGCTTTCGATCCGGCGCAGATGCCGGTGGCGAACGATCTGGGAGCCAGGAATGCTGGAACCGAGTGGTGGTATGTGTCCGGGGTGCTGCCGGAGGCCGGGCTGGCCTTTCACTGGGCCCAGTTCAAGGTGAATTACCGGGGCGTGCTGTACCACGCTTCGCATGTGGCCATCACTGATCTGAGGAACGACAAGCTGTATTTCGTGGAAAACGGCAATCAGACGGCGACCTTTGGCTTTCCGCCGCTCAGGGTCTCGCAGGGAGACTGGAAGCTGGCGCAACAGGCTGGAGACGACGCCCCTTTTGGGCTGTCGGCGGGACCGCTGAACCTGACGCTGACGCCCACCCGCAATCCGGTGGTTCACCCGCCCGGCTACTCGGGAACGGCCGAGACCGGGCGCATGTACTACCAGAGCGTGACCCGGCTGGACGTGGACGGCACGGTTCAGGTGGGCGAGGAAACGCGGCAGGCGCGTGGGCAGGTGTGGCTCGATCACCAGTGGGGCGATCAGCAGCCCGGCGCGGCGGCACGGTGGGACTGGTTCGGCCTGCACCTCTCGGACGGCTCGGACCTGATGCTGTACCGGGTCCGGAACGCCCGGAATGAGGTGGTGCAGGTGACCGGCTCGCACGTCAGTCCGGAGGGGGTGGCGCGGCAGGTCAGGAATCTGACCATGACGCCGGGCCGCGTGTGGACCAGCCCCAGTGGCCGCGAGTACACCCTGGGCTGGACGGTGAGCGGCGAGAATCTGGCGCTGGAACTCGGTTCCCTGCGCGACGATCAGGAACTGCTGAGCAAGACCACCTCGGTGGCGTACTGGGAGGGGCCGGTGAGCGGCGCGGGCACCATGAACGGGCAGGTCATCACCGCTTCGGGCATGGGGGAGTTCGTGGGCGGCGCCCTGACCAGGGCCGAGGGCGGCCTGCTGAGCGTTCCGGCAAGGTAG
- a CDS encoding ABC transporter ATP-binding protein, with the protein MTQSTVPPQPTAPSTTGSAMLELNDIHSYYDHIHALKGITLKAYEGEIVALIGGNGAGKTTTLRTVSGMMKPRVGTLTYLGQDIAGKPAHQTMQMGMSHVPEGRRIFPQLTVRENLEVGAYTITDRKLIEERVQEGFAYFPRLKERENQLGGTMSGGEQQMLAIARALMVNPRLLLLDEPSMGLSPLFVEAIFDIIVKLNREHNTTVLLVEQNANMALAIAHRAYVLQTGEMKLSGKASDIAKDETVRKAYLGDE; encoded by the coding sequence ATGACCCAGTCCACTGTCCCACCGCAGCCCACTGCGCCCAGCACCACGGGTTCGGCCATGCTGGAACTGAACGACATCCACTCGTACTACGACCACATCCACGCGCTCAAGGGAATCACCCTCAAGGCCTACGAGGGCGAGATCGTGGCGCTGATCGGCGGCAACGGGGCTGGCAAGACCACCACCCTGCGCACGGTCAGCGGCATGATGAAGCCCAGAGTCGGCACCCTGACCTACCTGGGCCAGGACATCGCCGGCAAGCCCGCGCACCAGACCATGCAGATGGGCATGAGCCACGTGCCGGAGGGCCGCCGGATTTTCCCGCAGCTGACTGTGCGCGAGAATCTGGAGGTCGGTGCCTACACCATCACCGACAGGAAGCTGATCGAGGAGCGCGTGCAGGAGGGTTTTGCCTACTTCCCCCGCCTGAAGGAACGCGAGAACCAGCTGGGCGGGACCATGTCGGGCGGTGAGCAGCAGATGCTTGCGATTGCCCGCGCGCTGATGGTCAATCCCCGGCTGCTGCTGCTGGACGAGCCGAGCATGGGGTTGTCGCCGCTGTTCGTGGAGGCGATCTTCGACATCATCGTCAAGCTGAACCGCGAGCACAACACCACCGTGCTGCTGGTGGAACAGAACGCCAACATGGCCCTGGCGATCGCGCACCGCGCCTACGTGCTGCAAACCGGCGAGATGAAACTGAGCGGCAAGGCCAGCGACATCGCCAAGGACGAGACGGTGCGCAAGGCGTACCTGGGCGACGAGTAG
- a CDS encoding ABC transporter ATP-binding protein produces MIKTTVHPGPVTPASSGNSILEVDALTKEFGGLTAVNAVTLHVPERSIVSVIGPNGAGKTTFFNMITGIYAPTRGSIKLAGRELVGLRPDQVTEAGIARTFQNIRLFSSMTSEENIMVGRNSRLKSTFVDAVLRTRRFHESEHEAREAARIMLDFVGLSQWRNEIATNLPYGDQRKLEIARALATTPKLILLDEPAAGMNPRETEDLKALIRRIRDELGVTICLIEHDMRLVMTLSEYITVLDYGTKISEGLPHQVRNDPAVMEAYLGRGAAAGEYGKEEAPR; encoded by the coding sequence ATGATCAAGACCACGGTCCATCCTGGCCCGGTGACCCCGGCCAGCAGCGGCAACAGCATTCTGGAAGTGGACGCGCTGACCAAGGAATTCGGCGGCCTGACCGCCGTGAACGCGGTGACCCTGCACGTTCCGGAGCGCAGCATCGTCAGCGTGATCGGCCCCAACGGCGCGGGCAAGACCACCTTCTTCAACATGATCACCGGCATCTACGCGCCCACGCGCGGCAGCATCAAGCTGGCCGGGCGCGAGCTGGTGGGGTTGCGGCCCGATCAGGTCACGGAGGCCGGCATCGCCCGCACCTTCCAGAACATCCGGCTGTTTTCCAGCATGACCAGCGAGGAAAACATCATGGTGGGGCGCAATTCCCGCCTGAAAAGCACCTTCGTGGACGCCGTGCTGCGCACCCGCCGCTTTCACGAGTCCGAGCACGAGGCGCGCGAGGCCGCCCGCATCATGCTGGACTTCGTGGGCCTGAGCCAGTGGCGCAACGAGATCGCCACCAACTTGCCCTACGGCGATCAGCGCAAGCTGGAAATCGCCCGCGCGCTGGCGACGACGCCCAAGCTGATCCTGCTGGACGAGCCGGCCGCCGGCATGAACCCCCGCGAGACCGAGGACCTCAAAGCCCTGATCCGCCGCATCCGTGACGAGCTGGGCGTGACCATCTGCCTGATCGAACACGACATGCGGCTGGTCATGACCCTCAGCGAGTACATCACCGTGCTGGACTACGGCACCAAGATCAGCGAGGGCCTGCCGCACCAGGTCCGCAACGACCCCGCCGTGATGGAGGCGTACCTCGGCCGCGGGGCCGCCGCCGGGGAATACGGCAAGGAGGAAGCGCCCAGATGA